A portion of the Hoplias malabaricus isolate fHopMal1 chromosome 1, fHopMal1.hap1, whole genome shotgun sequence genome contains these proteins:
- the LOC136705624 gene encoding NLR family CARD domain-containing protein 3-like, whose amino-acid sequence MASSQQTVLSHREVLLDWLSVNPTPLLRWLMDAGVLDHDQFRMVLERSPANRVANVLEHVCSSEKNSAKFLQVLQQVQGFYSTQLQDWVTQHCGQTSVETPPKSTQDTGEGTLTNTTQHCSQTSTRTTPTTQYIGEHLQRKSKPKSPLSKLFGKNKFTLPKDKVDNQVSQKKLKSSGFRAQKSWILKEDFLSHIQLFSSPSPSLSLYAAAVNAHKSTVLHQTERLVSYSEGGEQDTSSHAHIDIRYTELFVTEDEEQPSDGQHEYFALASRRSPIYPHHICRFIHPRDLLNPNPHTGCSPQRVKVKGIAGIGKSVAMQRIMYEWALGKHLQNFTCVFDLRFRELSLIDGPISLRELLASRFLHLQYVLSDLFEDSRSLLFILDGLDEFRHHLDWYCEDLMLTVESQVSVSKLLVSLIKGNLLPKSSVILTTRPSTDAPKRLFPRCCVVLGFQEKHVEEYTMKFYKDPQVAKKVYNYIEKNDSLFALSFIPLYCYIICSALAEFFSSGHNNKQSLDINPPRTVSEVYYCYLYTTIKHHALKDKAETANLPRSRVLALVKAQLVNLGRLAYENLLRNRILFDQKDLEKFSLNPTGIRSTFLSQILVSLKEKKEMFAFFHLTIQEYLAALFCVVNLTGHAEILSGLDYWCFGELRSPAKSPPFTLNFLPAGDDLERPRVENLQMFTRFFSGLLRARLARLLDGMLEFRLEADDGPMALSSLLGDWFRSQFMSRNLPNQTALNLLHCLMELHMQETTSRAAPEIRKLNLFKMKLSVVDCTAVNYVLKFSEHSLEELNLGYSNIGNRGLSRLGPILHRCKSLYLRYNCLGTDAAILESAVLRSEDCQVKKLFMCGNKLGPEGARALWAALEHNKTVEEVYLDITGITESGTENMVQCLRKSTALKSLTVVGNDLGEAGWARLAELRQVRSDLRVIGHFVDDLALMEAYLGWVEEMRSDRDQLDSVKNADALHSVLIGLRLREGSGLNAVKAKELETKIMELLNHSEKSTLRTI is encoded by the exons ATGGCTTCGTCCCAGCAGACTGTCCTCTCTCACCGCGAGGTTCTGTTGGACTGGCTGAGCGTGAACCCCACACCATTGCTGCGCTGGTTGATGGACGCAGGTGTCCTGGACCATGATCAGTTCCGAATGGTTCTGGAGCGTTCCCCTGCTAACAGAGTGGCTAATGTTCTGGAACATGTTTGTTCCTCTGAGAAGAACAGTGCAAAATTCCTGCAGGTTCTCCAACAAGTGCAGGGCTTTTACAGCACACAGCTTCAGGACTGGGTCACACAACACTGTGGCCAAACATCAGTAGAAACACCACCCAAAAGCACTCAAGACACAGGTGAGGGAACACTAACAAACACCACCCAACACTGTAGTCAAACATCAACAAGAACAACACCCACAACCCAATACATAGGGGAACACCTGCAAA GGAAATCAAAACCCAAAAGTCCATTGTCTAAACTTTTTGGCAAAAACAAATTCACTCTCCCGAAAGATAAAG TTGACAATCAGGTGTCTCAAAAGAAACTGAAATCGTCTGGATTTAGAG cacaaaAAAGTTGGATTCTTAAGGAAGACTTCCTGTCCCATATACAACtcttttcctctccctctccctcgctGTCCCTCTATGCAGCCGCTGTGAATGCCCACAAGAGCACAGTTCTGCATCAGACTGAGAGACTGGTCAGTTATTCTGAGGGAGGAGAACAGGACACCAGCTCACACGCCCACATTGACATCCGCTACACCGAACTGTTTGTTACCGAAGATGAAGAGCAGCCGAGTGATGGTCAGCACGAATACTTCGCCCTCGCCAGTCGTCGTTCCCCCATCTATCCTCACCACATTTGCAGATTCATCCACCCTCGGGACTTGCTGAACCCCAACCCTCACACGGGCTGCAGCCCACAGCGGGTCAAAGTGAAGGGTATCGCTGGGATTGGTAAAAGCGTGGCAATGCAGAGGATTATGTATGAATGGGCTCTTGGAAAACACTTGCAGAACTTCACCTGTGTGTTCGATCTACGATTCCGCGAGCTCAGTCTCATAGACGGTCCCATCAGCCTGCGGGAGTTGCTAGCATCGCGGTTCCTTCACCTGCAATACGTTCTCTCAGACTTGTTTGAGGATTCCAGGAGTTTACTCTTCATCCTGGATGGACTGGACGAGTTCAGGCACCATCTTGACTGGTACTGTGAAGACCTGATGTTAACCGTAGAATCACAGGTGTCAGTCTCAAAGTTGCTAGTTTCCCTGATTAAAGGAAACCTTCTTCCAAAGAGTTCAGTCATTCTGACCACAAGACCGTCCACAGATGCACCGAAGCGCTTATTCCCACGTTGCTGTGTGGTCCTGGGGTTCCAGGAGAAACACGTAGAAGAATACACAATGAAGTTCTACAAGGACCCTCAAGTGGCCAAGAAGGTCTATAACTACATAGAGAAGAATGACAGTCTTTTTGCTTTGTCTTTCATCCCCCTCTACTGCTACATCATCTGCTCTGCTCTGGCTGAGTTCTTCTCATCAGGTCACAACAACAAACAGTCCCTTGACATCAATCCTCCAAGGACAGTGAGTGAGGTGTATTACTGTTACCTCTATACCACCATAAAGCACCACGCTCTCAAAGACAAAGCAGAGACTGCAAACTTGCCCAGGTCACGGGTTCTTGCTCTGGTAAAAGCACAGCTCGTGAACCTGGGCAGGTTGGCCTATGAAAACCTGCTGAGAAACAGGATCCTGTTTGACCAGAAAGATCTGGAGAAATTCAGCCTTAATCCCACAGGAATCCGCAGCACCTTCCTGAGTCAAATCCTTGTGTCCttgaaagagaaaaaggaaatgTTTGCTTTCTTCCACCTGACGATCCAGGAGTACCTAGCTGCCTTATTCTGTGTGGTCAACCTCACGGGTCACGCAGAAATCCTGTCAGGACTCGATTACTGGTGTTTTGGAGAACTTCGCTCACCAGCCAAGAGCCCTCCATTTACTCTCAACTTCCTACCTGCTGGTGATGACCTTGAACGCCCCCGAGTGGAGAACCTGCAGATGTTTACTCGTTTCTTCTCTGGGCTGCTGAGGGCTCGACTCGCCAGGCTCCTTGATGGGATGTTAGAGTTCCGCCTAGAGGCAGATGATGGACCCATGGCTTTGTCATCTCTGCTTGGGGACTGGTTTCGCAGCCAGTTTATGAGCAGAAACCTTCCCAATCAGACAGCTCTGAACCTCCTGCACTGCCTGATGGAGTTGCATATGCAAGAGACCACCAGCAGGGCAGCACCAGAGATCAGGAAGCTGAACCTGTTTAAGATGAAGCTGAGTGTAGTGGACTGTACTGCTGTAAATTACGTTCTTAAGTTTTCAGAACATAGTTTGGAGGAACTCAACCTTGGCTACTCCAACATCGGCAACAGGGGCTTAAGTCGACTCGGGCCAATCCTTCATCGTTGCAAATCGCTGTA tttaCGCTATAACTGCTTGGGAACAGATGCTGCCATCTTGGAGTCTGCTGTTCTGAGGTCAGAGGACTGTCAAGTGAAAAAGCTCTT TATGTGTGGGAATAAGTTGGGTCCTGAAGGTGCTCGAGCACTGTGGGCTGCTCTGGAACACAATAAAACCGTTGAGGAAGTTTACCTGGACATCACTGGCATCACCGAATCCGGCACAGAGAACATGGTCCAGTGTCTCCGCAAAAGCACTGCACTGAAGTCATTAAC TGTTGTGGGTAATGACCTTGGCGAGGCTGGCTGGGCAAGGCTTGCTGAACTAAGACAGGTTAGATCGGATCTCCGTGTGATCGGACATTTCGTGGATGACCTGGCGCTGATGGAAGCATACCTGGGCTGGGTGGAGGAGATGAGATCAGACCGGGACCAGCTGGACTCAGTAAAGAATGCTGATGCTTTGCACTCGGTTCTgattggactcagactcagagaaGGATCTGGGCTCAACGCTGTTAAAGCTAAAGAACTGGAGACAAAAATAATGGAATTATTGAACCACAGTGAAAAATCAACACTGAGAACAATATGA